A genomic stretch from Croceibacterium aestuarii includes:
- a CDS encoding DUF1178 family protein yields MIVFDLTCDDGHRFEGWFGSSDDFAAQQAGGLVTCPQCGSAEVVKAPMAPAVPKKGNQQLAGQPSAPVAGGKLPPEAVVMFEKVARIQAEALKTSTWVGDGFAEQSREMHYGERAAEPIHGQTTPQEARALAEEGVPVMPILFPVAPPDELN; encoded by the coding sequence ATGATCGTGTTCGACCTCACCTGCGACGACGGCCACCGTTTCGAGGGCTGGTTCGGCTCGTCGGACGATTTCGCCGCTCAGCAGGCGGGGGGCCTAGTTACCTGTCCGCAATGCGGTTCGGCCGAGGTCGTCAAGGCGCCGATGGCACCGGCTGTGCCGAAGAAGGGCAATCAGCAGCTCGCCGGGCAGCCGAGCGCACCGGTTGCCGGCGGCAAGCTTCCGCCCGAAGCGGTTGTCATGTTCGAAAAGGTCGCCCGGATCCAGGCGGAAGCGCTGAAAACCTCGACCTGGGTGGGCGACGGATTTGCCGAACAGTCGCGCGAGATGCACTATGGCGAGCGCGCGGCGGAACCGATCCACGGCCAGACGACGCCCCAGGAGGCGCGCGCGCTGGCCGAGGAAGGCGTTCCGGTAATGCCAATCCTTTTTCCCGTCGCGCCGCCCGACGAACTCAACTGA
- a CDS encoding carbon-nitrogen hydrolase family protein produces MTRVALLQMTSGIDPAANARALSSAVREAAEGGAQMLFTPEMSGLLDRDRARAAGSIVSEVENPSLAAVREAASKAGIWVALGSLAIAREDGRWANRSFVIDPAGEIAARYDKIHMFDVTLASGETWRESAAYVPGEQVVTIAGTPVGRLGLTVCYDIRFPGLFEELGRLSCDAIAIPAAFTVPTGNAHWHLMQRARAVEASAWVVSAAQVGEHADGRRTYGHSLVVDPWGDVRLDMGGDAAGLAFAEIDPARTAEVRAQLPSLANRRDIPTSGAQ; encoded by the coding sequence ATGACTCGCGTCGCTCTCCTGCAGATGACCAGCGGCATCGACCCTGCCGCCAACGCCCGGGCGCTGTCCTCCGCCGTGCGCGAGGCGGCCGAGGGCGGGGCGCAGATGCTTTTCACGCCCGAAATGTCCGGCCTTCTTGACCGCGACCGGGCGCGAGCGGCCGGTTCGATCGTTTCCGAGGTTGAGAATCCGTCCCTCGCCGCGGTGCGCGAGGCGGCTTCAAAAGCGGGCATTTGGGTCGCGTTGGGATCGCTGGCGATAGCGCGCGAAGACGGGCGCTGGGCCAACCGCTCGTTCGTGATCGATCCGGCCGGCGAGATCGCCGCGCGGTACGACAAGATCCACATGTTCGACGTAACCCTGGCGAGCGGCGAGACCTGGCGCGAATCTGCTGCTTATGTACCGGGCGAACAGGTTGTAACGATTGCCGGAACTCCGGTCGGACGGCTCGGGCTGACAGTCTGTTACGACATCCGGTTTCCCGGCTTGTTCGAAGAGCTTGGCCGCCTCTCCTGCGATGCGATCGCAATTCCCGCGGCGTTCACCGTGCCCACGGGCAACGCCCACTGGCATCTGATGCAACGTGCCAGGGCCGTCGAAGCCAGCGCCTGGGTTGTTTCAGCGGCGCAGGTCGGCGAACACGCCGACGGTCGCAGGACCTACGGCCACTCGCTGGTGGTCGATCCCTGGGGCGACGTAAGGCTCGACATGGGCGGCGACGCGGCGGGACTGGCGTTTGCCGAGATCGATCCGGCGCGCACTGCCGAAGTGCGCGCGCAGCTGCCGAGCCTTGCCAACAGGCGCGACATCCCTACGTCGGGCGCGCAATGA
- the grxC gene encoding glutaredoxin 3 → MAAKVEIYTKMFCGYCSRAKRLLDSKGVDYLEYDITMGGEKAAEMRSRKPDARTVPQVFIDDVAIGGSDDLAALERAGKLDSLLGV, encoded by the coding sequence ATGGCGGCCAAAGTCGAAATCTATACCAAGATGTTCTGCGGCTACTGCTCCCGCGCCAAGCGTCTGCTCGATTCCAAGGGCGTCGATTATCTCGAATACGACATCACCATGGGCGGCGAAAAGGCCGCGGAGATGCGCAGCCGCAAACCGGACGCGAGAACCGTCCCTCAGGTGTTCATCGATGACGTCGCCATCGGCGGCAGCGACGATCTGGCCGCACTCGAACGCGCCGGCAAACTCGACAGCCTGCTCGGGGTCTGA
- a CDS encoding Hsp20 family protein, with translation MNRFDFTPYRRSTVGFDRLFDLLENTARNSGGGDNYPPFNIERRDEDSYRITLAVAGFRPDDLDITAQQNLLIVQGRKREEEAAGEMLHLGIANRGFERRFELADYVRVANADLADGLLMIDLVREVPEAMKPKKIGLPGQRKLDLVKNDDKSDTDQADAA, from the coding sequence ATGAACCGTTTCGATTTTACTCCCTATCGCCGTTCCACCGTCGGCTTCGATCGCCTTTTCGACCTGCTCGAAAACACCGCCCGCAATTCCGGTGGCGGCGACAATTACCCGCCCTTCAACATCGAGCGCCGCGACGAGGACAGCTACCGCATCACCCTCGCGGTCGCCGGCTTCCGCCCCGATGATCTCGATATCACCGCGCAGCAGAACTTGCTGATCGTGCAGGGCCGCAAGCGCGAGGAGGAGGCTGCCGGCGAAATGCTTCACCTCGGCATCGCCAATCGCGGGTTCGAGCGCCGCTTCGAGCTGGCCGATTACGTGCGGGTGGCGAACGCCGACCTTGCCGACGGTCTGCTGATGATCGACCTCGTCCGCGAAGTGCCGGAGGCGATGAAGCCGAAGAAGATCGGCCTGCCGGGCCAGCGCAAGCTCGACCTCGTCAAGAATGACGACAAGAGCGATACGGACCAGGCCGACGCCGCCTGA
- a CDS encoding CTP synthase, translating into MARFIFITGGVVSSLGKGLMAASLAALLQARGYKVRIRKFDPYLNVDPGTMSPYQHGEVYVTDDGAETDLDLGHYERFTGVSARQSDNITSGRIYQQIIAKERRGDYLGATVQVIPHVTDAIKEFALADTDDHDFILCEIGGTVGDIESLPFMEAIRQLRNELEPLQTLSVHVTLVPYIAAAGELKTKPTQHSVRELASLGIKPDVLLCRAEHPIPDNERRKIAQFCNVRPEAVIPALDAPSIYSVPLQYHAEGLDAEVLRGFGIADAPEPNLARWFDVTERYFNPEGEVTVAVVGKYVGLPDAYKSLNEALVHGGLANRVKVNIRWIDAEIFEQDDAEIAARLEPMHAILVPGGFGERGSEGKISAVRFARERKVPFFGICLGMQMACIEAARGAGYEKASSTEFGPTEDPVVGIITEWMGKEGLEKRSAGGDLGGTMRLGAYDAVLAGNSHISQIYGGARQISERHRHRYEVNSSYKDALEGEGLIFSGMSPDGLLPEIVERPDHPWFVGVQFHPELKSKPFDPHPLFAGFIEAALTQSRLV; encoded by the coding sequence ATGGCGCGGTTCATATTTATTACCGGCGGCGTGGTCTCATCGCTTGGCAAGGGATTGATGGCTGCAAGCCTCGCGGCCCTGCTTCAGGCGCGCGGCTACAAAGTCCGTATTCGCAAGTTCGACCCCTACCTCAACGTCGATCCGGGCACGATGAGCCCCTATCAGCACGGCGAGGTTTATGTGACCGACGACGGGGCCGAAACCGACCTCGACCTGGGGCACTACGAGCGTTTCACCGGCGTCTCAGCGCGGCAGAGCGACAACATCACGTCGGGCCGTATCTATCAGCAGATTATCGCCAAGGAGCGGCGCGGGGACTATCTCGGCGCCACGGTGCAGGTGATCCCGCACGTGACCGATGCGATCAAGGAATTCGCGCTCGCCGACACCGACGACCACGATTTCATCCTGTGCGAGATCGGCGGCACGGTGGGCGACATCGAATCGCTGCCCTTCATGGAGGCGATCCGCCAGCTCAGGAACGAGCTCGAACCGCTCCAGACGCTGTCCGTCCACGTCACGCTGGTGCCTTACATCGCAGCTGCGGGCGAGTTGAAGACCAAGCCGACCCAGCACTCCGTGCGCGAGCTGGCCAGCCTGGGCATCAAGCCCGACGTCCTGCTGTGCCGGGCCGAGCACCCGATCCCCGACAACGAGCGGCGCAAGATCGCGCAATTCTGCAACGTTCGGCCCGAGGCGGTCATTCCGGCGCTTGATGCCCCCTCGATCTACTCGGTGCCGCTGCAATACCACGCCGAGGGGCTCGACGCCGAGGTTCTGCGCGGGTTCGGCATCGCCGACGCGCCCGAGCCGAACCTGGCGCGCTGGTTCGACGTGACCGAGCGCTATTTCAATCCGGAAGGCGAGGTGACTGTTGCCGTCGTCGGCAAGTACGTCGGGCTGCCCGACGCGTACAAGTCGCTCAACGAGGCACTGGTCCACGGTGGCCTGGCCAACCGGGTCAAGGTCAATATCCGCTGGATCGACGCCGAGATCTTCGAACAGGACGACGCCGAGATCGCCGCCCGGCTCGAACCGATGCACGCCATTCTGGTGCCCGGGGGATTCGGCGAACGCGGCTCCGAAGGCAAGATCTCGGCGGTGCGCTTTGCCCGCGAGCGCAAGGTGCCGTTCTTCGGCATCTGCCTCGGCATGCAGATGGCCTGCATCGAGGCGGCGCGTGGCGCAGGTTACGAGAAGGCGAGCTCGACCGAATTCGGCCCGACCGAAGACCCGGTGGTGGGCATCATTACCGAATGGATGGGCAAGGAAGGACTGGAGAAGCGAAGCGCGGGTGGCGACCTGGGCGGGACGATGCGGCTCGGCGCCTACGACGCCGTCCTCGCGGGCAACAGCCACATTTCGCAAATCTATGGCGGCGCACGGCAAATATCGGAACGCCACCGCCATCGCTACGAGGTCAACTCCTCGTACAAGGACGCCCTTGAGGGCGAGGGCTTGATCTTTTCGGGCATGTCGCCCGACGGATTGCTCCCCGAGATCGTGGAACGGCCCGACCATCCGTGGTTCGTCGGCGTGCAGTTCCATCCCGAACTGAAGAGCAAGCCGTTCGACCCGCATCCGCTGTTCGCGGGCTTTATCGAAGCCGCTTTGACGCAATCTCGGCTTGTCTGA
- the secG gene encoding preprotein translocase subunit SecG, with protein MSLFLFLTVVQAIIAAALVGIVLMQRSEGGGLGIGGGGSPGGLMSARGAADFLTRMTKWLAVVFVVLAIAMAAVAVGTTKSKVIDDSLDRTVTPAGQPPVTGPATTDGAAGDQAPASNDPLRDVAQ; from the coding sequence ATGAGCCTTTTCCTCTTCCTTACCGTCGTCCAGGCGATCATCGCTGCCGCGCTCGTCGGCATCGTGCTGATGCAGCGGTCGGAAGGCGGCGGTCTCGGCATCGGCGGCGGTGGCAGCCCCGGCGGTCTGATGAGCGCGCGCGGTGCGGCCGATTTCCTCACACGCATGACCAAGTGGCTGGCCGTGGTCTTCGTGGTTCTCGCGATCGCCATGGCGGCGGTCGCCGTCGGCACCACCAAGAGCAAAGTGATCGACGATTCGCTCGACCGCACGGTAACGCCGGCCGGGCAACCCCCGGTGACGGGCCCTGCGACGACCGACGGCGCCGCGGGCGATCAGGCTCCGGCCAGCAACGACCCGCTGCGCGACGTCGCACAGTAA
- the tpiA gene encoding triose-phosphate isomerase, whose translation MSERPYIVGNWKMHGSRAMLSEARAIDRAAERLMKVEVAIAPPFTLIHATRKEAALIGVGAQDCHAAEGGAHTGDISAAMLKDSGAGFVIVGHSERRADHGETDADVKAKAEAALAVGLSVIVCVGETEAERDAGKAAEVVSKQLEGSLPETEQAAEKVTVAYEPVWAIGTGRTPTLEDIGAMHQAIRLRLRGIYGEAADGVRILYGGSVKADNAAEILSIPEVGGALVGGASLTAESFVGIMTAAAERGEG comes from the coding sequence ATGTCCGAACGTCCCTACATTGTCGGTAACTGGAAGATGCACGGCTCCCGCGCCATGCTGTCCGAAGCCCGCGCGATCGACCGCGCGGCCGAACGCCTGATGAAGGTCGAGGTGGCGATTGCGCCGCCGTTCACCTTGATCCACGCAACGCGCAAGGAAGCCGCCTTGATCGGCGTCGGGGCGCAGGACTGCCATGCCGCGGAAGGCGGCGCGCACACCGGGGACATCTCCGCCGCGATGCTCAAGGATTCGGGCGCCGGGTTCGTCATCGTCGGGCACAGCGAACGCCGCGCCGACCACGGCGAGACCGACGCCGACGTCAAGGCCAAGGCCGAAGCCGCGCTGGCGGTCGGTCTTTCGGTTATCGTCTGTGTCGGCGAAACGGAGGCCGAACGCGACGCCGGAAAGGCGGCCGAGGTCGTTTCGAAGCAGCTCGAGGGTTCGTTGCCGGAAACCGAACAGGCTGCCGAGAAGGTCACCGTGGCCTATGAACCGGTGTGGGCCATCGGCACCGGCCGCACGCCCACGCTCGAGGATATCGGTGCGATGCATCAGGCAATCCGTTTGCGCCTGCGCGGCATTTACGGCGAAGCGGCGGACGGGGTTCGCATTCTCTACGGCGGTTCGGTCAAGGCGGACAATGCGGCGGAAATCCTTTCGATCCCCGAAGTCGGCGGGGCGCTGGTCGGCGGGGCGAGTCTGACGGCGGAGAGTTTCGTCGGCATCATGACCGCGGCTGCGGAGCGCGGCGAAGGCTGA
- a CDS encoding peptidylprolyl isomerase → MLHLFRKIFQSKFGILLTLGFLALIALAFASSDIVSNNPTFGGVAGGDQVAVAGKTKISAADLRQAMNSELDRRRQQQPTLTMQALVANGATKRVADQLVQRAALVEWGRKYGLRAGKRLVDSELVKIPAFFGANGQFDQNAFNAILAREGLTEASVRQDIASGLVGQQVLVPASHGAVVPQALARQYAKLLRERRKGDIAELPSALFAPKGAPSDAQLSAYYTDHGNDYLRPERRVIRYATFGEDVLGDVPAPTPAQVKARYEQDKAQYAAKEERTFTQMVVPTEAAAKAIVDELNGGKSLAASAREKGLSTTTVGPVGKTAFATQSSQAVADAAFAAAEGSLAKPARGNLGWYVLKVDKVARQPGRSLDDVRAEIAKTLAEEQRRQAFVDMASRIEDEFDEGSSIDDVAKELKIELKDTPPLTADGRVYGKADTAPPELASALKTAFEMQEGEPQIAEVEPGKTFLVFGVSDITPSAVAPLAEIRDDVVADWRRSEGAKAAKAAADRIMKAVDGGKSLAEAVAAEKVALPRPQEVAMGREELARAGQVPPVLALLFSMAQGTTKRLEAPRNQGWFVAHLETITLPDVKGDDPIIAQTRQQLASVFGDEYAEQFVHAAMADVGTETNQAAIDAVVRQLTGQAE, encoded by the coding sequence ATGCTGCACCTGTTCCGTAAAATCTTTCAATCCAAGTTCGGCATCCTGCTGACTCTCGGCTTCCTCGCGCTCATCGCGCTGGCCTTTGCCAGCTCCGATATCGTCAGCAACAACCCGACCTTCGGCGGCGTCGCCGGGGGCGACCAGGTGGCCGTGGCGGGCAAGACCAAGATTTCCGCTGCCGATTTACGTCAGGCGATGAACAGCGAACTCGATCGCCGCCGGCAGCAGCAGCCGACGCTGACGATGCAGGCGCTCGTCGCCAACGGCGCGACCAAGAGAGTGGCCGACCAGCTTGTCCAGCGCGCCGCGCTGGTCGAATGGGGCCGCAAGTACGGGCTGCGTGCGGGAAAGCGGCTGGTCGACAGCGAGCTGGTCAAGATTCCGGCCTTTTTCGGCGCCAACGGCCAGTTCGACCAGAACGCGTTCAACGCGATCCTCGCCCGTGAGGGGCTGACCGAAGCGTCCGTGCGGCAGGACATCGCCAGCGGGCTGGTGGGCCAGCAGGTGCTCGTCCCGGCGAGCCACGGTGCGGTGGTGCCGCAGGCGCTGGCCAGGCAGTACGCCAAGCTGCTGCGCGAGCGGCGCAAGGGCGATATCGCCGAATTGCCGAGCGCGCTTTTCGCTCCCAAGGGCGCCCCGAGCGATGCGCAGCTGAGTGCATACTACACGGACCACGGCAACGACTATCTCCGGCCCGAGCGGCGGGTGATCCGCTATGCCACGTTCGGCGAGGACGTGCTCGGAGACGTGCCGGCCCCGACCCCGGCACAGGTCAAGGCGCGTTACGAGCAGGACAAGGCGCAGTACGCCGCCAAGGAAGAACGAACCTTCACCCAGATGGTCGTGCCCACCGAGGCGGCCGCGAAAGCGATCGTCGACGAGCTGAACGGCGGCAAGAGCCTCGCCGCGTCGGCCCGCGAGAAGGGCCTCTCGACCACGACGGTCGGGCCGGTCGGCAAGACCGCGTTCGCCACCCAGTCTTCGCAGGCAGTGGCCGACGCCGCCTTTGCCGCCGCCGAGGGCTCGCTGGCCAAGCCCGCGCGAGGCAACCTCGGCTGGTACGTGCTCAAGGTCGACAAAGTCGCGCGCCAGCCGGGCCGCTCGCTTGACGACGTTCGGGCCGAGATCGCCAAGACTCTGGCCGAGGAGCAACGCCGCCAGGCCTTCGTCGACATGGCGAGCAGGATCGAGGACGAGTTCGACGAGGGCAGTTCGATCGACGACGTCGCCAAGGAGCTCAAGATCGAGCTCAAGGACACGCCGCCGCTGACCGCCGACGGCAGGGTCTACGGCAAGGCGGACACGGCGCCGCCCGAGCTGGCCAGCGCGCTCAAGACCGCGTTCGAAATGCAGGAGGGCGAACCGCAAATCGCCGAAGTCGAACCGGGCAAGACCTTCCTCGTCTTCGGCGTGAGCGACATCACGCCTTCTGCGGTCGCGCCGCTGGCCGAGATCCGCGACGATGTCGTGGCCGACTGGCGCCGGTCCGAAGGCGCGAAAGCGGCCAAGGCCGCGGCCGACCGCATCATGAAAGCCGTTGACGGCGGCAAGAGCCTGGCCGAAGCCGTCGCCGCCGAAAAGGTCGCCCTACCCCGTCCCCAGGAAGTGGCGATGGGCCGCGAAGAACTGGCCCGCGCCGGGCAGGTACCGCCGGTCCTCGCGCTGCTGTTCTCGATGGCACAGGGCACCACCAAGCGGCTCGAGGCTCCGCGCAACCAGGGCTGGTTCGTAGCCCATCTCGAAACCATCACTCTGCCCGACGTGAAAGGCGACGATCCGATCATCGCTCAGACGCGCCAGCAGCTCGCGTCGGTATTCGGCGACGAATACGCCGAGCAGTTCGTCCACGCGGCAATGGCCGACGTCGGCACCGAGACAAACCAGGCGGCGATCGACGCCGTGGTGCGCCAGCTGACCGGCCAGGCCGAGTAG
- a CDS encoding anthranilate synthase component I family protein, which produces MAGGLPENAQKARSQLVAGAPALVWRKLVADTETPVGAALKLIEPGRGDFLLESVEGGEVRGRYSLLGIDADLMFRATGNACEVNRRWRYDQDAFEPLPGGSLEELRALAASCRIEVPEDLPPIACLVGYFGYETIGVVEDLPRAPQSKLALPDMLFARPALICVFDRLSDDLFCIAPVWAGSGDPDAVIAAAGERIDEALRKLAAPAPKADVIADLPAMALEPVMDAADYERIVLAAKDYITAGDIFQVVLAQRFTCPFPLPPFALYRALRRVNPSPFLYFLDLPGFAVVGSSPEILVRVRDGEVTIRPIAGTRPRGATREADEAAEASLLADPKECAEHLMLLDLGRNDVGRVAAADSVHVTASFTVERYSHVMHIVSNVVGKLDPNRDALDALFAGFPAGTVSGAPKVRACQIIAELEPETRGPYAGGVGYFAPDGSVDSCIVLRTAVVKDGVMHVQAGAGIVADSVPEYEQRECEAKAGALIAAAREAARVATEPGFGQ; this is translated from the coding sequence TTGGCCGGCGGCCTTCCCGAGAACGCCCAGAAGGCGCGCAGTCAGCTGGTAGCGGGCGCGCCGGCGCTCGTCTGGCGCAAGCTCGTCGCCGATACCGAGACCCCGGTCGGCGCGGCGCTCAAGCTGATCGAGCCGGGGCGCGGCGACTTCCTGCTCGAATCGGTAGAAGGCGGCGAGGTCCGCGGCCGCTACTCGCTGCTCGGCATCGACGCCGACCTGATGTTCCGTGCCACCGGCAATGCCTGCGAGGTGAATCGCAGGTGGCGCTATGACCAGGACGCGTTCGAGCCGCTGCCAGGCGGAAGCCTCGAGGAGCTGCGCGCGCTGGCTGCCTCCTGCCGAATAGAGGTGCCCGAGGATCTGCCGCCCATCGCCTGCCTGGTCGGCTATTTCGGCTACGAGACCATCGGCGTGGTGGAAGACCTGCCGCGCGCGCCGCAGAGCAAGCTGGCGCTGCCCGACATGCTGTTCGCCCGCCCGGCGCTGATCTGCGTATTCGACCGGCTCTCGGACGACTTGTTCTGCATCGCTCCGGTGTGGGCCGGCAGCGGCGACCCCGATGCGGTGATCGCGGCGGCCGGCGAGCGGATCGACGAGGCGCTGCGCAAGCTTGCCGCGCCCGCGCCCAAGGCGGACGTCATCGCCGATCTGCCTGCGATGGCGCTCGAGCCCGTGATGGACGCCGCCGACTACGAACGCATCGTTCTCGCGGCAAAGGACTACATCACCGCCGGCGACATCTTCCAGGTGGTGCTGGCCCAGCGCTTCACCTGCCCCTTCCCGCTGCCGCCGTTCGCGCTGTACCGCGCGCTGCGCCGGGTGAACCCCTCGCCGTTCCTCTATTTCCTCGACCTGCCCGGTTTCGCCGTGGTCGGCTCAAGCCCGGAGATTCTCGTCCGCGTGCGCGACGGCGAGGTGACCATCCGCCCCATCGCCGGCACGAGGCCGCGCGGCGCGACGCGCGAAGCCGACGAAGCGGCCGAGGCGAGCCTGCTGGCCGATCCCAAGGAATGCGCCGAGCACCTCATGCTGCTCGACCTCGGCCGCAACGACGTCGGCCGCGTCGCTGCCGCGGACAGCGTCCATGTCACCGCCAGCTTCACTGTCGAACGCTATAGCCACGTGATGCACATCGTCAGTAACGTGGTCGGCAAGCTCGATCCGAACAGGGACGCGCTCGATGCGCTGTTCGCCGGCTTTCCCGCAGGCACCGTCAGCGGCGCGCCCAAGGTCCGCGCCTGCCAGATCATCGCCGAGCTCGAGCCGGAAACGCGCGGCCCCTACGCCGGCGGTGTGGGCTATTTCGCGCCCGACGGCTCGGTCGATTCGTGCATCGTCCTGCGCACCGCGGTGGTGAAGGACGGGGTCATGCACGTGCAGGCCGGCGCCGGCATCGTCGCCGACAGTGTGCCCGAATACGAACAGCGTGAGTGCGAGGCCAAGGCCGGCGCGCTGATTGCCGCGGCGCGCGAGGCGGCACGGGTGGCTACGGAACCGGGCTTCGGCCAGTGA
- a CDS encoding phosphodiester glycosidase family protein has translation MRLILAALALAALSACHQKVEESSDVAAFEPGPPACGPVMFEDSPLTECVAEPGRDRIRMVLSGKDDVPFRSFKAFADSRPGDAAPVAFAMNAGMFDEEGQPIGYFVADGKRSKVLNERKGPGNFHMLPNGVFFGTGDNWQVLDTERFADEVSQRPEFATQSGPMLVIGGELHPAFDPDGASLKIRNGVGVDEAGRAHFLISEAPISFGKFARYFRDVAKTPNALFLDGSVSSLWDPGHERMDSRVPLGPLVVVERIPQRAQE, from the coding sequence GTGAGGCTGATCCTCGCTGCCCTTGCTCTGGCCGCCCTCAGCGCCTGCCACCAGAAAGTCGAAGAAAGCTCTGACGTCGCGGCGTTCGAACCCGGACCGCCGGCCTGCGGGCCGGTGATGTTCGAAGACTCGCCGCTCACCGAATGCGTCGCCGAGCCGGGCCGCGACCGCATCCGCATGGTTCTGTCCGGCAAGGACGATGTGCCTTTCCGCAGCTTCAAGGCCTTTGCCGACAGCCGCCCCGGCGACGCCGCGCCCGTCGCCTTCGCGATGAATGCCGGGATGTTCGACGAGGAGGGTCAGCCGATCGGCTACTTCGTCGCGGACGGCAAGCGGTCGAAGGTGCTCAACGAGCGCAAGGGGCCGGGCAACTTCCACATGCTGCCCAACGGCGTGTTTTTCGGCACTGGCGATAATTGGCAGGTGCTCGACACCGAGCGCTTCGCCGACGAAGTCTCCCAGCGCCCCGAGTTCGCCACCCAGTCGGGGCCCATGCTGGTCATAGGCGGCGAATTGCATCCCGCGTTCGATCCCGACGGCGCGTCGCTCAAAATCCGCAACGGCGTCGGCGTCGACGAGGCCGGGCGGGCGCATTTCCTGATCAGCGAAGCGCCCATCAGCTTCGGCAAGTTCGCCCGCTATTTCCGCGACGTGGCCAAGACTCCCAACGCCCTGTTCCTCGATGGCAGCGTCTCGTCGCTATGGGATCCGGGGCACGAGCGCATGGACAGCCGCGTCCCGCTCGGGCCGCTCGTGGTGGTCGAGCGCATTCCCCAGCGCGCTCAGGAGTAA
- a CDS encoding FAD-binding domain codes for MDVLISGAGIAGPNLAWWLARGGHRVTMLEKAPEPRGSGYIIDFWGKGYDLAERMGLMPRLQQAGYHVEHVRFLGKDGEPSGGFGAQVFDRATDGRFVSLPRGELSLALYDSVKDRAEVLFDTELVEISQDARGASVRLSNGSQRRFDLVVGAEGIHSRTRDLAFGPQERFERFLGYSFAAFTAESYGRRAADAYVMYGEPGRQAARFALRGGASLVLLIWRDDERAAIPHDPDAKRELLRERYAGAGWEVPDFLAALHRADDLYIDRVSQIRMDSWHDGRIALVGDAAYAPSFLAGQGAALAMIGGYVLAGELQRSAGTIEPALAAYERRLGDFMRSKQDAAQGLARSFVPRTALGLKFRNLASRVLGIGWVADLLVGRSLRDQVELPDYS; via the coding sequence ATGGACGTGCTGATCAGCGGAGCGGGCATCGCGGGGCCCAATCTCGCCTGGTGGCTGGCGCGCGGCGGGCACCGGGTGACCATGCTGGAGAAGGCGCCCGAGCCGCGCGGCAGCGGTTACATCATCGACTTCTGGGGCAAGGGCTACGACCTCGCCGAGCGCATGGGCTTGATGCCGAGGCTGCAGCAGGCCGGTTACCACGTCGAACACGTCCGCTTCCTCGGTAAGGATGGCGAGCCGAGCGGGGGCTTTGGCGCGCAAGTCTTCGATCGGGCGACCGACGGGCGCTTCGTCAGCTTGCCCCGCGGCGAGCTGTCGCTGGCGCTCTACGATAGTGTGAAGGACCGGGCGGAGGTGCTGTTCGACACCGAACTGGTCGAAATATCGCAGGACGCGCGCGGCGCCAGCGTGCGCCTCTCCAACGGCTCGCAGCGGCGTTTTGATCTCGTCGTCGGCGCCGAGGGCATCCACTCGCGCACGCGCGACCTCGCCTTCGGGCCGCAGGAGAGATTCGAGCGCTTTCTCGGCTATAGTTTCGCCGCCTTCACCGCCGAGAGTTACGGTCGCCGCGCGGCGGACGCCTACGTGATGTACGGCGAGCCGGGGCGGCAGGCCGCGCGCTTCGCCCTGCGTGGCGGCGCCTCGCTGGTGCTGCTGATCTGGCGCGACGACGAACGCGCGGCGATCCCTCACGACCCGGATGCCAAGCGCGAGCTGCTGCGCGAGCGTTATGCCGGGGCGGGGTGGGAGGTTCCCGACTTCCTCGCCGCGCTCCATCGCGCCGACGATCTCTACATCGACCGGGTCAGCCAGATCCGCATGGACAGTTGGCACGACGGGCGCATCGCGCTGGTCGGCGATGCCGCCTATGCGCCGTCCTTTCTCGCCGGGCAGGGAGCGGCGCTGGCGATGATCGGCGGCTATGTCCTGGCGGGCGAACTGCAGCGCAGCGCCGGCACGATCGAGCCGGCGCTGGCGGCGTACGAACGGCGGCTCGGGGATTTCATGCGCTCCAAGCAGGATGCCGCGCAGGGATTGGCGCGCTCGTTCGTGCCGCGCACCGCCCTGGGCCTCAAGTTCCGTAACCTCGCTTCCCGCGTCCTCGGCATCGGCTGGGTGGCTGACTTGCTGGTCGGCCGCAGCCTGCGCGACCAGGTCGAGCTGCCCGATTACTCCTGA